The genomic region CTTCTACTTTGACCCTTGACATCACAGTGAGACCAACTACCAGTAAGTAGGTCCTAAGTTTAGCTTAGTTTGCAATTACAATACTTTTGTACACATGAATTCAATAAAACTCCAACTGGTTTACTAGAGTAATAGATATATTAATAGCTGCTTGTGTAATATgacttctctcttctccccaggTTTGACCTCTCCTTTGACCTCCAGCACAGCAGTGACTACTACATCAGGTGTGTTGGACATCTTTATCCAGTTAGTAGATAGAACTAAAACAAATAGACTAGCTTTTTTCCATGACAAATTTGCCTAATTACAAAAAgagattgatttgattgattaaaTCATCCCAGTTAGATACATTTATTCTTGTATAATCAGATCCAATGACTTTGCATTGCGCCAGGTTCGACTGTTCGTTCAACTTTGACTACTGACACCACACTAAGTCCAACGGAAGGCGAGTATGGCcactatatttttgtttagtggtTTAACTTTTCTCAAACTATTTGTCACATTATAGAAGATGTGAACATGTTATCACTATATACTGATTTGTGTCGAGTGTTAAGCATTTAAGGTCCAATGCAGCAGTTTAAAAAGAAATCTCAAtctcaaataatttctgggtaacaattaaagtACCTTACTGATTTTTTTTATATTAAAATTGTCAGAAATAAaccaaaatagcttcttagcataatttctcaagcaagaattttgctaggactgtctgggagtggtctgagaggAGCTCTTATTGGCAGGGAGAGGGCAAACTCTCCTTTTTATTAGTCTATTAAACTTacaccgcctggtgatgtcacccgGCAGTCCAAAAACCCACCTAGATAAACAAGCTGAAATTtgaggcagtcttttcaaacagctcctaCACTAAAAGTGCATTATCCacatttttcacaatttcacagtattattccaacctcagtgtgaaaaaactgtatatgtatatacaacCCAGGAAAATCACGTCtttgactgctctctctctcttgcatgtGCACAGGAAAATCATGTCtttgactgctctctctctcttgcatgtGCACAGGAAAAGGCTCCACAGAAAGTATTCTGTGTATGTATCCTTCTCTAGCTGACTACCTTTCTTTTAAAATACATATGAAAACAAACAAATGTATCAGACAAATAATAATGTGGTCTTTAAAACCTAGTCTTGATGTACTGACTCTGGGTAATAACCTCTTCTACTGTTCCCAAACAGCGGGGCAGGTTTGGCAGGCAGCAGTGGCTGTGGTTTCTGGAGTGGGTGTGTTCCTGGTGGGATTGACTGCTTTCTGTCTCTGCAGGAGCACCAGTAAGTACTTCTGATtctaaataacaaataattaacaCATTTACCTTCCTCACATTAATGTAAGTGCATTTGACATGGGTCATCAATCAACTCCTTTTGGTCATATTGTATAGATCAGGCTATATTCAGTATAATTAATTAAGCGTATTTTTTTTTCAGAGAAAAACAATTCTCAGAGGTAAGTATTCCCCTTGTTTTTGATACTTGACAGTATGATACAGTTTCTATCAACCTTTAGTTGTGTGTTGTCATGACGAGGTCTTACCACAACCTTTTTGTTGTCTTTTTCTTTTCCTCTAGacctacagccagacaggatgatGACAACCAATGTATGTTCCAAACACAATACATAaaacaccaccacactactaacaaaacgacacacatgcatgtacaaaCACAttgtaattacatttacattttgtttCTGTTGTAGATGATTTGGTGTTGGGAGCCATGAGCAGTGCAGCCATGATGGATTCTGGGGAAGCTGGGATATACAGTCTGATCACCTCTGTACCAGCCACGTTTTTGCCCTCAGGTGAGTCCATTCTGTTCATAACAAAATGTCTTCTGTCCCTATCTTCCCGACCTTAGATGTGATTTCGGCATCCGCAGAATAACcacactcaatgtcaactgtATTAACTTAAAGCCGAAAATAATGTGTCAGTCAGAGCATCTGGGTAGCATGAGAAAAGAGCTGTAAGTTAAACTCATTCCACGAGTGTCAAACTTATTCCACGGAGGACCGggtgtctgcaggttttcgcttCTCCCTTCACATAATTgaggaattaaggtcactaattagtaaggaagtcccctcacctggttgttaGGTCATAATTtaaaggcaaaaacaaaaatcctcagacactaggccctccatggaatgagtttgaaacCCCTGGTCTACAGGATGGTTTGAGTAAGGAGGAGAAGTGTGAAGTGACATTATTACATGTTACTTTCACTTCTGTTCTGCTGTTACTAATGCACTGGGGAAATTTGGCAAAGTAATGTACACATGGacaaaataccccccccccccccacgcacaCATGTATAAACCCATGCTCCTCTCCCCACCCTTGTAAAGCCCATGCTCCTCTCCCCACCCGTATATAAACCCATGCTCCTCTCCCCACCCTTGTATAAACCCATGCTCCTTTACCCACCCGTATATAAACCCATGCTCCTCTACCCACCCTTGTATAAACCCATACGCCTCTTCCCACCCTTGTATAAGCCCATGCTCCTCTCCCCACCCGTATATAAACCCATGCTCCTCTCCCCACCCTTGTATACGCCCATGCTCCTCTCCCCACCCTTGTTTAAGCCCATGCTCCTCTCCCCACCCGTGTATAAACCCATGCTCCTCTCCCCACCCTTGTATAAACCCATGCTCCTCTCCCCACCCTTGTATAAGCCCATGCTCCTCTCCCCACCCTTGTATAAGCCCATGCTCCTCTCCCCACCCTTGTATAAGCCCATGCTCCTCTCCCCACCCTTGTATAAGCCCATGCTCCTCTCCCCACCCTTGTATAAACCCATGCTCCTCTCCCTACCCTTGTATAAGCCCATGCTCCTCTCCCCACCCTTGTATAAGCCCATGCTCCTCTCCCCACCCTTGTATAAGCCCATGTTCCTCTCCCCACCCTTGTATAAGCCCATGCTCCTCTCCCCACCCTTGTATAAGCCCATGCTCCTCTCCCCACCCTTGTATAAGCCCATGCTCCTCTCCCCACCCGTGTATAAACccatgcccctctccccacccttGTATAAACCCatgctcctctctccacccttgtATAAACCCATGCTCCTCTCCCCACCCTTGTATAAACCCATGCTCCTCTCCCCACCCTTGTATAAGCCCATGCTCCTCTCCCCACCCTTGTATAAGCCCATGCTCCTCTCCCCACCCTTGTATAAGCCCATGCTCCTCTCCCCACCCTTGTATAAGCCCATGCTCCTCTCCCCACCCTTGTATAAGCCCATGCTCCTCTCCCCACCCTTGTATAAGCCCATGCTCCTCTCCCCACCCGTGTATAAACCCATGCTCCTCTCCCCACCCTTGTATAAACCCATGCTCCTCTCCCCACCCGTGTATAAACCCATGCTCCTCTCCCCACCCTTGTATAAACCCATGCACCTCTCCCCACCCTTGTATAAACCCATGCTCCTCTCCCCACCCGTGTATAAACCCATGCTCCTCTCCCCACCCTTGTATAAACCCATGCACCTCTCCCCACCCTTGTATAAACCCATGCTCCTCTCCCCACCCGTGTATAAACCCATGCTCCTCTCCCCACCCGTGTATAAACCCATGCTCCTCTCCCCACCCTTGTGCATACACACAACCTCTTACTTGTGGCTTTATCTGTCTCTGATGTGAAGGTCCTGTGCAGGTATCTGCACATGAAGATGTAAGTACAGCACAGATAATCACATTGGATATAGATACATACTTgtttacacagacagacagagagggataatATGGATCTCTGTCCTCCAGGTCGATTCAGGGAATACAGGGATCTATAGGCTGATCACTGCACCACGCACATCTATACCTTCAGGTTGGTCCCAATACCAAATCATTGGATTcataatacagtggggcaaaaaagtatttagtcagccaccatttgtgcaaataaattcattaaaaatcctacaatgtgattttctgtttttttttctcattttgtctgtcatagttgaagtgtacctatgatgaaaattacaggcctctctcatctttttaggtgggagaacttgcacaattggtggctgactaaatacttttttgccccactgtatatactgcttTTTATAGGACATAATGTTGTTTATGCCTGGATTTAGTTCTGAATGTAGTCATATCAGCAAGCATGTATTATAAGTTATACATACATCAGAACATGTGTTAGTCTGAGCATCTTGAAAGTGTTTGAAACAGAGCTGTAAGTCTTCAGGGTGGTTTGACTCTGGAGGAAAAGTGTAAAGTGACATCAAGCACAGCAAAGAAACACAGCCACAACAACAACTGgaggcacgcacacacattctcactcaggctctctctgtgttgtacagGCCCTATTGAAGAGAATGGACAGTCATTTGAAAACTACACAGTAAGTAGAATCACCAACTGTGTTATGTGTGTGACTTTCAGTTTCAGATATGTATTACATCCATAAAATATGCCTATTCCCAGAGGATTCGTTTTACAGCACTGTAGATTTAAAGGTCTAAAGTGAAACTGTTTCTTTTCTCTAGACTGATACGTACCACATATACTGCTCAATCCCTGACAAACTAGCAAACTCAGCCCAGCCGGATGGGTTGTACAGTCTTCTACAGGCACACTGAAACTACACCACTGGCTGTCTGTAGCTATGTCTCACACAAATACCCTCTTTGTCCCATGATGTGCTTTGTTTATTACATATCAAGTTACTGAGCGTATCCATAACATCTGTTACTGTGTTAGTAGTTTTATTTTGGAGGGGTCTGGTGGCATACTCCTGAGTATTTGTCTGATTTTGTTCTCGTAGTAAACACAAAATCTACTGTGTATCTATTCTTTCAGCTGTGTCATTCCATAACGGTCAGATCAAAATCAACAAATACGGACATTTCAAAATGATATCAATAAATGTATAGCATATTAACACAATGCTACCATGCAACAACGCAAATAGTAAATGAAGCGAcattcattgaaattaagaacaAAAGAGTAGTATCTTAAAGAAAAATAACACAAATTCCCCAAtatacaacaatattacatttTCCTTTGTGAAATGAATCTTGCCACTAACAGTAAAATATGCTTATTAGCTAGATGCTAAGATGCACCAAAAAAGCTTGGGAAAAGTCTGAAAATGTAATAGACTTTTCCTCTTTTTATAGCAGGAGTATTCATATTTATATTTCCCATACATGTTGCTTCAGGCtacaaattatatttcaactTTAAAATGTTTACGTTGTTGGCAACTGATCATAAAAATGGAAAATATAGATTTCCTAAATGCTACTCAAATATCCCCATCTGCCCACATTTACCTGTTATTTAATTTCCCAGTTTAAATTAAACTTACTCTGCCTCCCCTTCAATGTGCAGTGTTGTACACACATTCTAGCTTTTTAGTTCAATGACCTCTGAGCAGTTAAGATGTAAATGGTGTTGGTGCCATAACTTTGACAATTTATTTTCAAACTAAAATGGGGAGGGGGGGATCAGCCTCATTCGACCATTCTGATCTTGCCAGTTTACATTCTGTTTCGCTGCACACGAGAGTTCAGCAGAtatggaggggtggtggtggtggtgtcacgatcgtcgtatgaaggagaccaaggtgcagcgtggtatacgtacattctctttattaaaagaatgaacaccgaacaaactaacaaacgaaacgtgaagctatacaatagAGTGCTGAAAGGCAACTgcacatagtcaagatcccacaccagaaagtggggAAAAAGGCCTGTCTAAATATGatacccaatcagagacaatgataaacagctgtctctgattgggaacaatatCAGGCCAATATAGACATACATAACCTctagacatacagtggggagaacaagtatttgatatcgacagtgtatcaaatacttctccctactgtatataaacccctagacatacaaaaacctagagtacccaccctagtcacaccttgacctaaccaaaatatatagaaaacagagatatctaaggtcagggcgtgacatggggTGGCTTTTAGGACAAAGGGGTGTGTCTCCCCCTCTTTTATAAGCCCCTCCTCTATAAAACCTTTGAGGTACAGTAAATACAACCTTCTATGCTTTTTTTGTTGCTCTGTATGAAACGCTCTCTTCTGTAAAAAGAAAAACCAAACAGAATAAATGGACTTCAACCTTTGGCAACACTGGGTGTTATTGACTACAAGTAGTCACAGACATTGATATTTTTGCTCTTGTATCCAGGTTCTGTGTTGTAGTCAGTGCTACTGTGAGGGGGGCAGAGAGGCCTGCATTCTCCTGCAGCAGTCAGACAGTCTACAGGCCACATACCGGTACATGGACTGTATGCTGCCACTTATCCACACAAACAGGTGCACCAGTGTAGATGTGCACACACAGCAGGATGGAGAGGATGACATGAGTCAGGTCACTTCCTGTCCATATGATACTTCAGCCTATCACATTTCAGACACTCGTTGTGTTCAGAGGGGTTAAGGATGGAAATGCAGATGAACCAAAATTCAGATACATTCAATCACATACAATATTTACCAGATTTGAGCAAAACCCAATTCACCCTCAGGTAGGTTACCCTCCCCCTGACTCCCTCAGGTAGGTTACTCTCCCCCTGACTCCCTCAGGTAAATAGCGGGCATGCAATCGTAACACTGCAACACACTGCACACTGAATTGTTCTGATATGGCACTGAATCAAGATAGTTATAGTCAGTGGCAACCTGTcattgcctgttttgcatgttattttggcattaataaattaataaattaaataaatcgATAAATAATAATTTACTTAATAAAGCCTCATACAAACTAGGTCTTTTTTTATTTCTTGAGAAAGGtagctccaaaatgtaggtgtttcagcctagctcggTGCTTTCTGTGGTtgtggggcagccagtggaaaatacagaCCGTAtaggttggtaatgttctctagttgtgccgtgattggctctgtgttctgtcactcatggggacactagtCACCCTAAATTCAAGGCCCTTGgttgctgccatagagttacattagaagtgcctttcgaagaaggctcaaggtcattggccacaaataaaatgatgtcaattcatgttatatctacagtagctttgattggaccgAGCACCTCAACATCGTACTTGCAAAATCTTAGCTAgaaagctagcagtcatcatcatgaatcaagtcgacaatctactgacaAATCATTTTCAAACCTTgttatatgaagagaaataataaagagaaattatagataaaacgtattggtgctcatcggccgttggaaatcgcaaattcaacaatgagtggtttggaaggaatcagaggctaactgcaagcattgcaaagccaTCACTAGCCTGCTTGTCAgttgagtgggtgtgtggtcccaaatctgggtTTAATGGTCTCTTTTCCAAGATTAAAAGGATAatcattcaacattggccatgatgtcaatccagcatgacttctgccgcgctttaaacaactggaaactcggaaccgGAAAATCTGACAGTTCAAgccaactgggaactctgaaaaaaacttgctccaactgggaaaataccttttgaatggtcatccaactcggaattgcaagtcgggaactcgggcctctttctagagctctgacctgaaAATCATTAAGATTCGACCTTGTTCTTTTCtgagttctcagttgtcttgGATAAACagaaatccagagaatgccagacattAATGACAACATTTTCCCATGATGGACCGCCGCACCACCTTTCTGTTTAAGTGAGCACAGCaaaacaaggtgagtccaaaaatgttttgtatgctgctgcataaatgatgtaatatgccaggagatatgtatactctagctaagaaagtaatattaAGTGTATTAAGCAAGATGGCAGGTAAGCTGTTAgcagcccatgtgcctcaccctaataatttagtCCCTTTTCCACACTTAATTTCACCTActtttctgacttggtggtgcacatgtagcctatagcctgttttagataaATGCAATCATTGACCATGGTAAgcgctttcattgtctgcttatatgcccaatttatttatttgtttttggggcagaaggtagcctagtggttagagcgttgggccagtaactgaaaggttgctggattgaatccccaagctgacaaggtaaaaatgtgtcgttctacccctgaacaaggcagtcaactcactgttccccgataggccatcattgtaaataagaatttgttcttaactgacttgcataggtAAATAAAAAGGAATGATAATtcatcctatggttctgacttggtgtacagggagaacactgtaagaacggcccatgttctgaattctgtcgctgtacatttcaaaagtgctgaaaaaATTGTCatattgactatgtccgtcctagctcgctcattaatgtcttaatcgaaattacggattgcctcttatctgctcgtCGTCCCCTTCTGccgtagtttgtacatctcaattgtcagtagaagccacatttgtttaagcaagtcaaccatatcagctatgttttttttaaaggcagtaaatgaggctgaataaaCTGTATTGCTGCCacacaaggctccgctgatagccaggtgtagcagtggtaaggtgttggttctgctgttgggactctgctgttgggacagctttatttaggccctaacagtttgtgggcaccgtttttCACTTTTATAGtgaaattaatgtattgtttagtgttgtgttgtgtagtggctttgctggcattcatctaaaaaacatgttttggggtttgccccaccaagatttacatgctaaaaccACCACTGGTAATTCTAAGGGAAGGCACTGCAAACAATATGGTGAAAGGCACTACAATCTCGCTCTGGTTCTGCACACAATATGAGACCCATCCTTGGCCCTGCTCTACTCTGCCAACCCCTCTAAAGGACTACTGCTATGGGACAACTAGAGAGGGGGAAAGACACACAAGAGAACATATAGAAAGGGTGGGGAAAGGTTCTAGATTTCTAGGGTCTGATGAGAACCATTTCCCCACAAAATCAAATAAACATCTCCCTGTTCTGGAACATGCCCGGTCTGAGACTGCTTGGCGATGTCACCGATAGCCCCGCCTCCGGTGCTAAACGAGAGGAAGACAGATGGCAGGGAAACCTGCCGACAATAGTGGCTTCTAGTGGAGTGGCAAAACAGCCCAGAGAGAGTAGTGTGAGGGGAACATAGGAAGAATCACATCCCTTACTTGGTGGAGCTAAAGCTCCTAGATATCCTTTATACCAATGGCTCTCTCGGTCCATTGCTCTCCAATCACCACGCAGCTCCACAGCCCCAGTTCGTCGTCAACTCAGACGCCCACTTCCTCACTCAAATTCGCCAGTAAGACTTCTCGTCCCACATACACTGGTCCAGTGCGATCACCACAAACAAGACATGGACACTTGCATGGGAGACTGATCCCCACAGAGAGACATTCTCTGCTCAACTCCCAGCCCCGAACACCACAAAACACAAGGCTTTTAAAGGAAATTACAGACAATCCTCAGCTACCTGTCTGATTAGCTAATCCGCAGCAGGTGGGTCTGATCACACCAGCCCCgccactctctccccccctttctctacAGTCGTCCTGACTATCCTGAACTAGCCAACTGTGCCCGGTACGTGTCTACCCATCTAGGGGCCCAACCACCTTACCTCTAGCATCCTGAACCGCTGGGGGAGCAGCAGCCTCTTCTCTGTCCAGAGGAACGGCAGTGCGCCTGACTGGGTACCATGTGTAGTTGTGCCAGTCCGGCCTAGGGACCTGGCTCAGCTGAACATTGTTTGATTGGCTAGTTGGGGGGAGAGTTGAATCTGGGTGCGGCCTGAAGTTTGGGTAGGGGCAAGGCCGCACATGGTTCCTATGAATTGTCACTATTGGTCCCCTTCCCTCTGGTCAGACACGAAGGACTGGCAGTCCAGGCCGAAGGTGTCCTAGAATGACAAAAGGCTGCGGTTGACATTGGGGGGCTAGTTTACCCTGATCACATTGTGTATGTGAATTGAAGGGGGTCTAACGTTTCCAGGATGATGGAAACCCTAGACCCTGGGGCAGGCTTGGCAGGCAGCAGTGGGTGTGGCTTCTGGAGTGGGTGTGTTCCTGGTAATTTGCAAACATTGACTTTTCTCATATTAATGTGTCTTTGACATGGGATAATCTATCAACTCCTTTTGGTCATATTATATACACCAGGCTATATTCAATATAATTAATTTGGCCTATTTTGTTTTTCGGAGAAAAACAATTCTCAGAGGTAAGAATTCCCCATGTGGATATTTTATGATGCATTTTCTATCTCAACCTTTAGTTCTGTGTTGTCATGACGAGGTCTTACCAGAACCTTTTTGTCTTACCAGAACCCTTTTGTTCTCTTTTCATAGACCTACAGCCAGTAAGTCCTTGTcaacaccaccacactactaacacaactacacacatGTACAAACAAATTTTGTAATGATCTTTTCATTGTGTTTCTGTTGTAGATAACTTGGTGATTGGAGCTGTGAACAGTGGAGGCATGGTGGATTCTGGGGATGCTGGGATGTATTCTCTGAGCATCTCTGTACCGTCCACATTTTTGGCCTCAGGTAAGTCCATTCTGTTTCTAACTAAACGTCTTCTGTCCATGTCTTCCCGACCTGGAACGTGAATTTGAGACCCTCAGCACAACAAAACTTTGTCACTCAATATCAACAGTACTAACTTTTAACAGAAAATGATGTGTTAGTCAGAGCATCTGGGTAGCGTGAGAACAGAACTGTAAGTCTACAGGGTGGTTTGAGTCAGGAGGAGAAGTGTGATGTGACATTATCACATCATGCTTTCACTTCTTCTGTTCTGCTGTTATTAATGCACTGGGGCAAAACTTggtaaagtaacacacacatgaCCCGACCAGCAGTCACAACCTCTTAATCATGGCATTGTCTTTCTGTGATGTACAGGACCTGTTGGTGTGGATACACAGGGATCTGCAAATTAAGATATAAGTACAACAAATATAATTATATTACTTTGTCTAAATAATTGTTTGCGAACAGACAGCTGAGGAGGAtaaaaggtctctctctctctctgtaccaatCACATTCATGCTCACAGGTGAGTTAATTCAGACTGCTTAtacattattaataataatatattggaTTCATATAGCTCAAGTTGTATTTAAAACAGGAAGGAGTATGTCAGAACATCTTGGGAGTGTGAGAACCGAGCTGTACACTCTTACTTTCACTTCTGTTCTGATGTAATGcactgtcactcactcactcactcactcactcactcactcactcactcactcactcactcactcactcactcactcactcactcactcactcactcactcactcaggctCCCTCTGTGTTGTTCAGGCCCTGTTAAAGCCAATCGAAAGTCACCTGAAAACAACGTAAATTCATAATCTGTAGCTTTGTCTCACACGTCTCACAAATACCTTCACACATGATGTCCTTTGTTTAACCAtaacatcaccgggggcaaactaccagccctccaggacacctacagcacccaatgtcacaggaagaccaaatatcatcaaggacatcaaccacacgAGCTAAGGCCTAtacaccctgctaccatccagaaggcgaggtcagtacaggtgcatcaaagctggggctgaaaaacagcttctatctcaaggccatcaatcactttggcactaatttcagaaccttgatgtcatttttcaaaactctagacacaaaactcacatCCGATCATCAAAATGcaaatttttcaaaactcttaacactttttccaattgcttggaaacaatacacataaagctaagatcatttgttcattgaactaaaatcacctgttcaaaatgacacaactttGACGCAGCACATCAAAGtgttaccatttcaaaatgcaattcacacattacatctgaaaTGACTGTCTATTAATTTCATTataatgatctaactatcaattgatacaactgctcaaaatgataagtaactgttgcgTTACTCTTAATGtatagttttatggaaactgacaaacaatattccatgtttagatcatgaaagtttcaggataacgagatacattgacaccaattactgtggaacatgaaccaattggacttcattatctatggatgtaatgtttcatcgtcattctttatcagacactgttcTAATATCCATTTAacacttttccagaccatgttttcaggtttgacattactgtacactcaccggccactttattaggtacaccggccactttattaggtacacctatctagtactgggtaggacccccttaactccacaacagcctgaattattcacggtGTTGTACGTTGAGAGATGCCCTTCtccacaccactgttttaaacagctgttatttgagcatttgtggcctttctgttagctcgaatgagtctggacattctcctctgacctctctcattaacaaggtgtttttgcccacagaactgccgctcactgaatgtgttttgtttatcgcaccattctctgtaaactctagagactgtagtgcgtaaaaatcccaggagggcagctgtttctgagatgctgaaACCACCATGTATGGCACcaacaatcataccacggtcAAAGTTGCTGAGATTACGCATCTTGCCcgttctaatgtttggtcgaacaacaactaaagctctctactctatatactctatatgtTGAGTTGCAGGCTGCCACATGATTCTCTGTTCAAAGGAGCAGGCTATTTGCATTAACAcgcaggtgtacctaataaagtggccagTGAGTGTATGTATGCAGGCCCTTGTCATTGCTTTTTCAATACTGACAACTCGTTACTGATGATACGAGTATATAGTGAAatgagtggtatccacctacaacaacatagtgaTAACGTGGAGCCTGCAGGTGATCCAGGTCACAACAGAGGTCAagcagtgggaggaggaagacgaggaaGATGTATTGGTCAAACAAATGTCaggggacaagcaccccttctgagaggtggtcgtgggcatcgtttgagaggtgtgggggaacgtggtagaggacaa from Oncorhynchus kisutch isolate 150728-3 linkage group LG5, Okis_V2, whole genome shotgun sequence harbors:
- the LOC109891343 gene encoding uncharacterized protein LOC109891343 isoform X1, translating into MFIPDMAAGCLFLVIVLLYTFQYIKAQVQKPVISTSHNEEDFIITCLIPGIAGNDTCCNLYIGEKNKPFLKTRIWKKKTQKTKQWYCTFSVTEDDLIRHLQSVRSKAVSCDYRVNSGTNSLSPRSDGYSFTDLVEVHISDPTTITAGLTSPLTPSTAVNPTSGWTVLSTLTTDTAKISTEGGQSYTESEVFSNSQESVPACSTVASTLTLDITVRPTTSLTSPLTSSTAVTTTSGSTVRSTLTTDTTLSPTEGKGSTESILSGQVWQAAVAVVSGVGVFLVGLTAFCLCRSTKKNNSQRPTARQDDDNQYDLVLGAMSSAAMMDSGEAGIYSLITSVPATFLPSGPVQVSAHEDVDSGNTGIYRLITAPRTSIPSGPIEENGQSFENYTTDTYHIYCSIPDKLANSAQPDGLYSLLQAH
- the LOC109891343 gene encoding uncharacterized protein LOC109891343 isoform X2, with translation MFIPDMAAGCLFLVIVLLYTFQYIKAQVQKPVISTSHNEEDFIITCLIPGIAGNDTCCNLYIGEKNKPFLKTRIWKKKTQKTKQWYCTFSVTEDDLIRHLQSVRSKAVSCDYRVNSGTNSLSPRSDGYSFTDLVEVHISDPTTITAGLTSPLTPSTAVNPTSGWTVLSTLTTDTAKISTEGGQSYTESEVFSNSQESVPVRPTTSLTSPLTSSTAVTTTSGSTVRSTLTTDTTLSPTEGKGSTESILSGQVWQAAVAVVSGVGVFLVGLTAFCLCRSTKKNNSQRPTARQDDDNQYDLVLGAMSSAAMMDSGEAGIYSLITSVPATFLPSGPVQVSAHEDVDSGNTGIYRLITAPRTSIPSGPIEENGQSFENYTTDTYHIYCSIPDKLANSAQPDGLYSLLQAH
- the LOC109891343 gene encoding mucin-5AC isoform X4 gives rise to the protein MFIPDMAAGCLFLVIVLLYTFQYIKAQVQKPVISTSHNEEDFIITCLIPGIAGNDTCCNLYIGEKNKPFLKTRIWKKKTQKTKQWYCTFSVTEDDLIRHLQSVRSKAVSCDYRVNSGTNSLSPRSDGYSFTDLVEVHISDPTTITAGLTSPLTPSTAVNPTSGWTVLSTLTTDTAKISTEACSTVASTLTLDITVRPTTSLTSPLTSSTAVTTTSGSTVRSTLTTDTTLSPTEGKGSTESILSGQVWQAAVAVVSGVGVFLVGLTAFCLCRSTKKNNSQRPTARQDDDNQYDLVLGAMSSAAMMDSGEAGIYSLITSVPATFLPSGPVQVSAHEDVDSGNTGIYRLITAPRTSIPSGPIEENGQSFENYTTDTYHIYCSIPDKLANSAQPDGLYSLLQAH